The following proteins are co-located in the Streptomyces sp. NBC_00435 genome:
- a CDS encoding DUF4177 domain-containing protein, whose amino-acid sequence MTKKFEYATVPLLVHATKQILDTWGEDGWELVQVVPGPNNPEQLVAYLKREKSA is encoded by the coding sequence ATGACCAAGAAGTTCGAATACGCGACCGTCCCGCTGCTGGTCCACGCCACCAAGCAGATCCTGGACACCTGGGGCGAGGACGGCTGGGAGCTCGTCCAGGTCGTACCCGGGCCGAACAACCCCGAGCAGCTCGTGGCCTACCTGAAGCGGGAGAAGTCGGCATGA
- a CDS encoding nucleotidyltransferase domain-containing protein, giving the protein MEHKGLDSYGYFEREGALGKVQAGFRGLVTAARERIAEAYGPRLQSAYLYGSVPRGTARPGRSDLDLLIALHHEPSAEDRDTTEVLARALDEEFDRIDGVGVLLYGKDRLLSEQERYDLGWFLACLCTPLLGADLAEHLPRYRPDGLLARETNGDLAELLPKVRARIQEAATPEEYRRLCQGISRHLVRTGFTLVMPRWGGWTSDLGESAEIFARYYPERADQMRAAAAAALDPVADPAVLRAYTEDLGPWLADEYTARHGRKGPRAEA; this is encoded by the coding sequence ATGGAGCACAAAGGCCTCGACTCGTACGGGTACTTCGAGCGTGAGGGCGCGCTGGGGAAGGTGCAGGCGGGGTTCAGGGGGCTCGTCACCGCCGCCCGCGAGCGGATCGCGGAGGCCTACGGGCCACGGCTGCAAAGCGCCTACCTGTACGGGTCCGTGCCACGCGGGACCGCCCGGCCCGGCCGGTCCGACCTCGACCTGCTGATCGCCCTGCACCACGAGCCCTCCGCCGAGGACCGCGACACCACCGAGGTACTGGCGCGCGCCCTCGACGAGGAGTTCGACCGGATCGACGGGGTCGGCGTCCTGCTGTACGGCAAGGACCGGCTGCTGAGCGAGCAGGAACGTTACGACCTGGGCTGGTTCCTCGCCTGCCTGTGCACGCCGCTGCTCGGCGCCGATCTGGCCGAGCACCTGCCCCGCTACCGCCCGGACGGCCTGCTCGCCCGCGAGACCAACGGCGACCTCGCCGAACTGCTGCCCAAGGTGCGGGCCAGGATCCAGGAGGCGGCCACCCCGGAGGAGTACCGCAGGTTGTGCCAGGGGATCTCGCGGCACCTGGTGCGGACCGGGTTCACGCTCGTCATGCCCCGCTGGGGCGGCTGGACCAGCGACCTCGGCGAATCCGCGGAGATCTTCGCGCGGTACTACCCCGAGCGCGCCGACCAGATGCGGGCCGCGGCCGCCGCCGCGCTGGACCCGGTGGCGGACCCGGCCGTCCTGCGGGCGTACACGGAGGACCTCGGACCGTGGCTCGCGGACGAGTACACGGCCCGGCACGGGCGGAAGGGGCCCCGCGCGGAGGCCTAG
- a CDS encoding alpha/beta fold hydrolase, with the protein MTAPSSDSGTSGTPPTAATAVRIDIPGGREVTHRDVAANGARFHVAELGDGPLVLLLHGFPQFWWTWRHQLTALADAGYRAVAMDLRGVGGSDRTPRGYDPANLALDITGVVRSLGEPDAALVGHDLGGYLAWTAAVMRPKLVRRLVVSSMPHPRRWRSAMLSDFGQTRANSHIWGFQRPFVPERQLVADGGALVGELIRDWSGPRLPDEDDVAVYQRAMCIPSTAHCSVEPYRWMMRSMARPDGLQFNRRMKRPVRVPTLHLHGSLDPVMRTRSAAGSGEYVEAPYRWRLFDGLGHFPHEEDPVAFSTELVNWLRDPEPDR; encoded by the coding sequence ATGACAGCCCCCTCGTCGGACTCCGGCACATCCGGTACGCCCCCCACCGCCGCCACGGCGGTACGGATCGACATCCCCGGCGGGCGGGAAGTGACCCACCGGGACGTCGCGGCCAACGGGGCACGGTTCCACGTCGCCGAGTTGGGCGACGGGCCGCTGGTGCTGCTCCTGCACGGGTTCCCGCAGTTCTGGTGGACGTGGCGGCACCAGCTGACCGCCCTCGCCGACGCCGGCTACCGGGCGGTGGCGATGGACCTGCGCGGGGTGGGCGGCAGCGACCGCACCCCGCGCGGCTACGACCCGGCGAACCTGGCGCTCGACATCACCGGGGTCGTACGGTCCCTGGGCGAGCCCGACGCCGCCCTCGTGGGGCACGACCTGGGCGGCTACCTGGCCTGGACGGCGGCGGTGATGCGGCCCAAGCTGGTGCGCCGGCTGGTGGTGTCCTCGATGCCGCACCCGCGCCGCTGGCGCTCGGCGATGCTGTCCGACTTCGGGCAGACCCGCGCCAATTCGCACATCTGGGGCTTCCAGCGGCCGTTCGTTCCCGAGCGGCAGCTCGTGGCCGACGGCGGGGCGCTCGTCGGCGAACTGATCCGGGACTGGTCGGGCCCCCGGCTCCCCGACGAGGACGACGTCGCGGTGTACCAGCGCGCGATGTGCATCCCGTCCACCGCGCACTGCTCGGTCGAGCCGTACCGCTGGATGATGCGCTCCATGGCCCGGCCCGACGGTCTGCAGTTCAACCGGCGCATGAAGCGGCCGGTGCGGGTGCCGACGCTGCACCTGCACGGCTCGCTCGATCCGGTGATGCGGACGCGGAGTGCGGCGGGGTCCGGGGAGTACGTCGAAGCCCCTTACCGTTGGCGGCTGTTCGACGGGCTCGGGCACTTCCCGCACGAGGAGGACCCGGTGGCGTTCTCGACCGAGCTGGTCAACTGGCTCCGGGATCCCGAGCCCGACCGCTGA
- a CDS encoding RidA family protein has product MISSGSPFEPQIGFSRAIRKGAYVAVAGTAPIGDDGTTVGQGDVYAQTVRCLDIADAALKAAGASLEDVVRTRIMLTDVTRWKEAAQAHGERFASVRPACTFVEVSRFIDPEWLVEVELDAILD; this is encoded by the coding sequence ATGATCAGTTCCGGTTCGCCCTTCGAACCCCAAATCGGCTTTTCTCGGGCAATTCGCAAAGGGGCGTACGTCGCGGTCGCGGGGACTGCTCCCATCGGGGACGACGGGACGACCGTGGGACAAGGCGACGTCTATGCCCAGACTGTCAGGTGTCTGGACATCGCAGACGCCGCGCTGAAGGCAGCGGGGGCGTCGTTGGAGGACGTCGTGCGGACCCGCATCATGCTCACCGACGTGACTCGTTGGAAGGAAGCCGCGCAAGCGCACGGAGAGCGGTTCGCGTCGGTCCGTCCGGCCTGCACTTTCGTTGAGGTCTCACGCTTCATCGATCCCGAATGGCTCGTTGAAGTGGAGCTTGACGCCATCCTCGACTGA
- a CDS encoding phage holin family protein — MSAVDQGAPGAERTLGQLVASATAEMSALVHDEIALAKVEIKQDVKRAGIGSGAAIAAGVLILFSLPVLSFAAAYGIHNLGLGLAWSLLIVGGAFWLLAGLVGLLAVVKFKKVKPPTRTIASVKQTAALVGTVKPHARSVSDNAVGVARSTS, encoded by the coding sequence ATGAGCGCAGTGGACCAAGGGGCCCCAGGAGCCGAGCGCACACTCGGCCAGCTGGTCGCCTCGGCCACCGCCGAGATGTCCGCCCTGGTGCACGACGAGATCGCCCTCGCCAAGGTGGAGATCAAGCAAGACGTCAAGCGCGCGGGGATCGGCAGCGGGGCCGCCATCGCCGCGGGCGTGCTCATCCTCTTCTCCCTGCCGGTGCTGAGCTTCGCCGCGGCGTACGGGATCCACAACCTCGGGCTCGGGCTGGCCTGGTCGCTCCTGATCGTCGGCGGCGCGTTCTGGCTGCTCGCGGGCCTGGTCGGGCTGCTCGCCGTGGTGAAGTTCAAGAAGGTCAAGCCGCCGACCAGGACCATCGCCTCGGTCAAGCAGACCGCGGCCCTCGTCGGCACCGTCAAGCCGCACGCTCGGTCGGTCAGTGACAACGCCGTGGGTGTGGCACGCTCGACCTCATGA
- a CDS encoding Crp/Fnr family transcriptional regulator: MDDVLRRAPLFAALDDEQAAELRASMGEVTLARGDALFHEGDPGDRLYVVTEGKVKLHRTSPDGRENMLAVLGPGELIGELSLFDPGPRTATATALTEVKLLGLGHGDLQPWLNARPEVATALLRAVARRLRKTNDQMSDLVFSDVPGRVARALLDLSRRFGVQSEEGIHVVHDLTQEELAQLVGASRETVNKALADFAGRGWLRLEARAVILLDVERLAKRSR, translated from the coding sequence GTGGACGACGTACTGCGGCGTGCCCCGCTCTTCGCGGCGCTCGATGACGAGCAGGCCGCGGAGCTCCGCGCCTCCATGGGCGAGGTGACCCTCGCACGTGGTGACGCCCTGTTCCACGAGGGCGACCCCGGTGACCGGCTGTATGTCGTCACCGAGGGCAAGGTGAAGCTGCACCGCACCTCCCCCGACGGCCGAGAGAACATGCTGGCCGTCCTCGGCCCCGGAGAGCTGATCGGCGAGCTGTCGCTGTTCGACCCGGGCCCGCGCACCGCCACCGCCACCGCGCTGACCGAGGTCAAACTGCTGGGTCTGGGTCACGGAGACCTCCAGCCCTGGCTGAACGCCCGGCCCGAGGTGGCGACCGCGCTGCTGCGCGCCGTCGCGAGGCGCCTGCGCAAGACCAACGACCAGATGTCCGACCTGGTCTTCTCCGACGTTCCGGGCCGTGTGGCCCGCGCGCTCCTCGACCTGTCGCGCCGCTTCGGCGTGCAGTCGGAGGAGGGCATCCACGTCGTGCACGACCTCACGCAGGAGGAGCTGGCCCAGCTCGTCGGCGCGTCGCGCGAGACCGTGAACAAGGCTCTGGCCGACTTCGCGGGCCGCGGCTGGCTCCGCCTGGAGGCCCGCGCGGTGATCCTGCTGGACGTGGAGCGGCTGGCGAAGCGGTCGCGCTGA
- the nth gene encoding endonuclease III: protein MAESKVKKAGAKPESHLAMVRRARRINRELAEIYPYAHPELDFRNPFELLVATVLSAQTTDLRVNQTTPALFAAYPTPEDMAEAVPEALEEIIRPTGFFRAKAKSLLGLSQALRDNFGGEVPGRIEDLVTLPGVGRKTANVVLGNAFGVPGITVDTHFGRLVRRWKWTEQEDPEKVEAEICAIFPRSEWTMLSHRVVFHGRRICHSRRPACGACPIAPLCPAYGEGETDPEKAAKLLKYEKGGQPGQRLSPPPDYPGLPAPARSGPAGG, encoded by the coding sequence ATGGCAGAGAGCAAGGTCAAGAAGGCCGGGGCGAAGCCCGAGAGCCACCTGGCGATGGTGCGGCGGGCGCGCAGGATCAACCGCGAACTCGCGGAGATCTACCCCTACGCCCACCCGGAGCTCGATTTCCGCAACCCCTTCGAGCTGCTGGTCGCCACCGTCCTGTCCGCGCAGACCACCGACCTGCGCGTGAACCAGACGACCCCGGCCCTCTTCGCCGCCTACCCGACCCCCGAGGACATGGCCGAGGCCGTCCCGGAGGCGCTGGAGGAGATCATCCGGCCGACCGGGTTCTTCCGGGCCAAGGCCAAGTCGCTCCTGGGCCTCTCGCAGGCACTGCGCGACAACTTCGGCGGTGAGGTCCCCGGCCGCATCGAGGACCTGGTGACGCTCCCCGGGGTCGGCCGCAAGACGGCGAACGTCGTCCTCGGCAATGCCTTCGGAGTCCCCGGGATCACGGTCGACACCCACTTCGGCCGGCTGGTGCGGCGCTGGAAGTGGACCGAGCAGGAGGACCCGGAGAAGGTCGAGGCGGAGATCTGCGCGATCTTCCCGAGGAGCGAGTGGACGATGCTCTCGCACCGCGTCGTCTTCCACGGCCGCCGGATCTGCCATTCGCGCAGGCCCGCCTGCGGCGCCTGCCCGATCGCTCCGCTCTGTCCGGCCTACGGGGAGGGCGAAACCGACCCGGAGAAGGCGGCGAAGCTGCTGAAGTACGAGAAGGGCGGCCAGCCCGGGCAGCGCCTGAGCCCACCGCCGGACTACCCGGGCCTGCCGGCCCCCGCGAGGTCCGGGCCGGCCGGCGGCTGA
- a CDS encoding MarP family serine protease, producing the protein MNVLDILLLLAAVWFAVVGYRQGFVVGILSVIGFLGGGLVAVSLLPLIWDRVTDNGTQVSTTVVVIAVVVIIICASIGQALTTHLGNKLRRHITWSPARALDATGGALVNVVAMLLVAWLIGSALAGTSLPTLGKEVRNSKVLLGVSRVLPAQANTLFSDFSSTLARNGFPQVFSPFSNEPITEVKAPDPALAHSPVAEDAKRSIVKVVGTAPSCSKVLEGTGFVFAPGKVMTNAHVVGGVGEPTVQVGGEGKLYDGKVVLYDWERDIAVLDVPKLKAPVLEFADKDAGSGSDAIVAGFPENGAYDIRSARVRGRINANGPDIYHRGTVRRDVYSLYATVRQGNSGGPLLTPEGKVYGVVFAKSLDDPNTGYALTADEIREDIRIGQTADRRVDSQGCAL; encoded by the coding sequence GTGAACGTGCTGGACATCCTGTTGCTGCTCGCCGCCGTATGGTTCGCGGTCGTCGGCTACCGCCAGGGGTTCGTCGTCGGCATCCTGTCGGTGATCGGCTTCCTCGGCGGTGGTCTCGTGGCCGTGTCCCTGCTGCCCCTGATCTGGGACCGGGTCACCGACAACGGCACCCAGGTGTCCACCACGGTGGTCGTCATCGCCGTGGTCGTGATCATCATCTGTGCCTCGATCGGCCAGGCGCTGACCACCCACCTGGGCAACAAGCTCCGGCGCCACATCACCTGGTCCCCGGCCCGCGCGCTCGACGCGACGGGCGGCGCCCTGGTGAACGTGGTCGCGATGCTGCTGGTGGCCTGGCTGATCGGGTCCGCGCTCGCCGGTACGTCACTTCCCACCCTCGGCAAGGAAGTCCGCAACTCCAAGGTGCTCCTCGGCGTTTCGCGGGTGCTCCCGGCGCAGGCGAACACCTTGTTCTCGGACTTCAGCTCCACCCTCGCCCGCAACGGTTTCCCGCAGGTCTTCAGCCCGTTCTCCAACGAGCCGATCACCGAGGTCAAGGCCCCCGATCCGGCACTGGCGCACAGCCCCGTGGCCGAGGACGCGAAGCGCTCGATCGTGAAGGTCGTCGGCACGGCGCCCTCGTGCAGCAAGGTGCTGGAGGGCACCGGCTTCGTCTTCGCGCCGGGCAAGGTGATGACCAACGCGCACGTCGTCGGCGGGGTCGGCGAGCCCACCGTGCAGGTCGGCGGCGAGGGCAAGCTCTACGACGGCAAGGTCGTGCTCTACGACTGGGAGCGCGACATCGCCGTCCTGGACGTGCCCAAGCTGAAGGCGCCCGTGCTGGAGTTCGCCGACAAGGACGCGGGGAGCGGGAGCGACGCGATCGTCGCCGGCTTCCCGGAGAACGGCGCGTACGACATCCGCTCGGCCCGCGTCCGCGGCCGGATCAACGCCAACGGCCCGGACATCTACCACCGGGGAACCGTGCGACGGGACGTCTACTCCCTGTACGCGACGGTCCGCCAGGGCAACTCCGGCGGCCCGCTGCTGACGCCCGAGGGCAAGGTGTACGGGGTCGTCTTCGCGAAGTCCCTCGACGACCCCAACACCGGTTACGCCCTGACGGCGGACGAGATCCGCGAGGACATCCGGATCGGGCAGACTGCCGACCGGCGGGTCGACAGCCAGGGTTGCGCCCTCTAG
- a CDS encoding NUDIX hydrolase, whose product MPNGQYGQQEPSAGGQWYPPEWPDRIRALADGSLTPVEPRRAATVMLLRDTPAGPAVHMLRRRAEMAFAGGAYAYPGGGVDPRDEDHLIGWAGPDRREWAERMGTDPATAQAIVCGAVRETFEEAGVLLAGESADTVVGDTTGEEWEAARAALVARELSFAEFLDRRGLVLRSDLLGAWARWITPEFEPRRYDTWFFVAALPEGQRTRNASTEADRTVWIRPADAAAGYDKGELLMMPPTITTLRSLEPYASPAEALAAAAAQDLTPVLAQATLTDGELVLSWPGHDEFTKRVRVASPGGAPA is encoded by the coding sequence ATGCCGAATGGTCAGTACGGTCAACAAGAGCCCTCCGCCGGAGGCCAGTGGTACCCGCCGGAGTGGCCCGACCGCATCCGCGCGCTCGCGGACGGTTCGCTCACCCCGGTGGAGCCCAGGCGTGCGGCCACCGTGATGCTGCTGCGCGACACCCCCGCCGGTCCCGCCGTGCACATGCTGCGCCGCCGGGCCGAGATGGCCTTCGCCGGAGGCGCGTACGCGTACCCCGGGGGTGGTGTGGACCCGCGCGACGAGGACCACCTCATCGGCTGGGCCGGCCCCGACCGCCGCGAGTGGGCCGAGCGGATGGGCACCGACCCCGCCACCGCCCAGGCGATCGTCTGCGGAGCCGTCCGGGAGACCTTCGAGGAGGCCGGGGTCCTGCTCGCGGGCGAGTCCGCGGACACCGTCGTCGGCGACACCACCGGCGAGGAGTGGGAGGCGGCCCGCGCGGCTCTGGTCGCCCGTGAGCTGTCCTTCGCCGAGTTCCTCGACCGGCGGGGCCTGGTCCTGCGTTCCGACCTGCTCGGGGCGTGGGCCCGCTGGATCACCCCGGAGTTCGAGCCGCGCCGGTACGACACCTGGTTCTTCGTCGCGGCCCTCCCCGAAGGCCAGCGCACCCGCAACGCCTCCACCGAGGCGGACCGCACGGTGTGGATCCGCCCCGCCGACGCCGCCGCCGGGTACGACAAGGGCGAGCTGCTGATGATGCCGCCCACCATCACGACCCTGCGCTCCCTGGAGCCGTACGCGAGCCCGGCCGAGGCCCTCGCGGCGGCCGCCGCGCAGGACCTGACGCCGGTCCTCGCGCAGGCCACCCTCACGGACGGCGAGCTCGTGCTGAGTTGGCCGGGCCACGACGAGTTCACCAAGCGCGTCCGCGTCGCGAGCCCCGGAGGAGCCCCCGCATGA
- a CDS encoding ArsA family ATPase, which translates to MSRLQVVSGKGGTGKTTVAAALALALAREGRRTLLVEVEGRQGLAQVFGAEALPYEERKIAVASGGGEVFALAIDAERALLDYLQMFYKLGSAGRALKKLGAIDFATTIAPGLRDVLLTGKACEAVRRKDKAGRYVYDHVIMDAPPTGRITRFLNVNDEVAGLARFGPIHNQAQAVMKVLKSPETAVHLVTLLEEMPVQETADGIAELEGAGLPVGRVVVNMVRPHHLDEDALRAASGELRSEVSRALSRAGLGSARRGGLAERLVDPLLAQAAEHASRVELERTQRAVLRELHVPTYELPLLGAGMDLAGLYGLAAELRKQVGEE; encoded by the coding sequence GTGAGCAGGCTCCAGGTGGTCAGCGGCAAGGGTGGCACCGGCAAGACCACGGTCGCCGCCGCACTCGCGCTCGCCCTCGCACGCGAGGGCAGGCGGACACTTCTGGTGGAGGTCGAGGGCAGGCAGGGTCTCGCGCAGGTCTTCGGGGCGGAGGCGCTCCCCTACGAGGAGCGGAAGATCGCGGTCGCCTCGGGCGGCGGCGAGGTGTTCGCGCTCGCCATCGACGCCGAGCGGGCGCTGCTCGACTACCTCCAGATGTTCTACAAGCTCGGCTCGGCCGGCCGCGCCCTCAAGAAGCTGGGCGCCATCGACTTCGCGACGACCATCGCGCCGGGGCTGCGTGACGTGCTCCTGACGGGCAAGGCCTGTGAGGCGGTGCGGCGCAAGGACAAGGCCGGGCGGTACGTCTACGACCACGTGATCATGGACGCTCCGCCGACCGGGCGGATCACCCGCTTCCTGAACGTCAACGACGAGGTGGCCGGCCTGGCCCGGTTCGGGCCGATCCACAACCAGGCGCAGGCCGTCATGAAGGTGCTCAAGTCCCCCGAGACCGCCGTGCACCTGGTCACCCTGCTGGAGGAGATGCCCGTGCAGGAGACCGCCGACGGCATCGCCGAGCTGGAGGGGGCGGGCCTGCCGGTGGGGCGGGTCGTGGTCAACATGGTCCGCCCGCACCACCTCGACGAGGACGCCCTGCGCGCCGCCTCCGGCGAGCTGCGCTCCGAGGTCTCCAGGGCACTGTCCCGGGCGGGTCTGGGCAGCGCCCGGCGCGGCGGGCTGGCCGAGCGGCTGGTGGACCCGCTGCTCGCGCAGGCCGCGGAGCACGCGAGCCGGGTGGAGCTGGAGCGCACCCAGCGGGCCGTCCTGCGGGAGCTGCACGTGCCGACGTACGAACTTCCCCTGCTCGGCGCGGGGATGGACCTGGCCGGGCTCTACGGGCTCGCCGCGGAACTGCGGAAGCAGGTGGGCGAGGAATGA
- a CDS encoding NUDIX hydrolase, protein MTEATQNRPADTAGPGAAAAHGAPYDGRSDGGTALRTHGLPGWLDPVVEAARTVRPQQLSRFLPPEDGGGRQSAVLILFGEGLRGPELLLMERAGTLRSHPGQPSFPGGALDPEDGDPHTTGPLRAALREAEEETGLDPAGVQLFGVLPRLYIPVSGFVVTPVLGWWRDPSPVGAVDPAETARVFTVPVADLTDPAHRVTAVHPRGYHGPAFTVESALVWGFTAGVIDRILHFAGWELPWDRSREVPLDWHA, encoded by the coding sequence ATGACTGAGGCCACGCAGAACCGCCCGGCGGACACGGCCGGCCCCGGCGCGGCCGCCGCGCACGGGGCCCCGTACGACGGCCGGAGCGACGGCGGCACCGCCCTGCGCACCCACGGCCTGCCCGGCTGGCTCGACCCCGTCGTCGAGGCGGCGCGGACGGTCCGACCGCAGCAGCTCAGCCGGTTCCTGCCGCCCGAGGACGGCGGCGGCCGCCAGTCCGCCGTGCTGATCCTCTTCGGCGAGGGCCTCCGGGGCCCCGAGCTGCTCCTCATGGAGCGCGCCGGCACCCTGCGCTCGCACCCCGGACAGCCCTCCTTCCCCGGCGGCGCCCTCGATCCCGAGGACGGCGACCCGCACACCACCGGCCCGCTGCGCGCCGCTCTGCGCGAGGCGGAGGAGGAGACCGGTCTGGATCCGGCCGGGGTCCAGCTCTTCGGGGTGCTGCCCCGGCTCTACATCCCGGTCAGCGGCTTCGTCGTGACCCCGGTGCTCGGCTGGTGGCGCGACCCCAGCCCGGTCGGCGCCGTCGACCCGGCCGAGACCGCCCGCGTCTTCACGGTGCCCGTGGCCGATCTCACGGACCCGGCGCACCGTGTCACCGCCGTCCACCCCCGCGGCTACCACGGCCCCGCCTTCACCGTGGAGTCCGCTCTGGTCTGGGGTTTTACGGCCGGGGTGATCGACCGGATCCTGCACTTCGCCGGCTGGGAGCTTCCCTGGGACCGGTCGCGGGAAGTACCCCTCGACTGGCACGCGTGA
- a CDS encoding MBL fold metallo-hydrolase translates to MTDAAALPGQPRGMVVSGPATARAVNILAPNASAMTLDGTNTWLVSEPGSDLAVVIDPGPLDDVHLRAVIQRAEEAGKRVGLTLLTHGHPDHAEGAARFAELTRTKVRALDPALRLGDEGLAPGDVIRTGGLELRVVPTPGHTSDSLCFHLPADGAILTGDTILGRGTTVVAHPDGRLGDYLDSLRRLRSLTVDDGVRTVLPGHGPVLDDAQGAVEFYLAHRAHRLAQVETAVENGLSTPEAVVAHVYADVDRSLWPAAEWSVRAQLEYLRDHGLIPGTPD, encoded by the coding sequence ATGACCGATGCCGCCGCCCTGCCCGGACAGCCCCGCGGAATGGTCGTCTCCGGGCCGGCCACCGCCCGCGCGGTGAACATCCTGGCCCCGAACGCCTCAGCGATGACCCTCGACGGCACCAACACCTGGCTCGTCTCCGAGCCCGGCTCGGACCTGGCGGTCGTCATCGACCCGGGCCCGCTGGACGACGTACACCTGCGGGCGGTCATCCAGAGGGCCGAGGAGGCCGGCAAGCGGGTCGGGCTCACCCTCCTCACCCACGGCCACCCCGACCACGCGGAGGGCGCGGCCCGCTTCGCCGAGCTGACCCGTACGAAGGTCCGCGCGCTCGACCCGGCCCTGCGGCTCGGCGACGAGGGCCTGGCCCCGGGGGACGTCATCCGCACCGGCGGCCTGGAACTGCGCGTGGTCCCGACGCCCGGCCACACCTCGGACTCGCTCTGCTTCCACCTGCCGGCCGACGGCGCGATCCTGACCGGCGACACGATCCTGGGGCGCGGTACCACCGTCGTCGCGCACCCCGACGGGCGCCTGGGGGACTATCTGGACTCCCTGCGCCGCCTGCGCTCACTGACGGTGGACGACGGGGTCCGCACGGTGCTCCCGGGCCACGGGCCGGTGCTGGACGACGCGCAGGGCGCGGTCGAGTTCTACCTCGCCCACCGGGCCCACCGCCTGGCACAGGTCGAGACGGCGGTCGAGAACGGACTGAGCACCCCCGAGGCGGTCGTCGCGCACGTCTACGCGGACGTGGACCGCTCGCTGTGGCCGGCCGCGGAGTGGTCCGTACGCGCGCAACTGGAGTACCTGCGGGACCACGGCCTGATCCCCGGCACCCCCGACTGA
- a CDS encoding RidA family protein, with protein sequence MSGVVEASLAELGLTLPEVVPPLATYQPAVRSGAYVYTAGQLPMVAGKLPVTGKVGAEVSAEQAKELAATCALNALAAVKSVVGDLDRIARVVKVVGFVASAPDFTGQPGVLNGASELLGKVLGEKGVHARSAVGVAVLPLDAPVEVEIQVELVPGA encoded by the coding sequence ATGAGCGGAGTCGTCGAGGCGAGCCTGGCAGAGTTGGGCCTGACCCTGCCCGAGGTGGTCCCGCCGCTGGCCACGTACCAGCCGGCCGTGCGCTCGGGCGCGTACGTGTACACCGCGGGCCAGCTCCCGATGGTCGCGGGCAAGCTGCCGGTCACCGGCAAGGTCGGCGCCGAGGTCTCGGCGGAGCAGGCCAAGGAACTGGCCGCGACGTGCGCGCTCAACGCGCTGGCCGCGGTGAAGTCCGTCGTCGGCGACCTCGACAGGATCGCGCGTGTCGTGAAGGTCGTCGGTTTCGTGGCCTCGGCCCCCGATTTCACGGGCCAGCCGGGCGTGTTGAACGGTGCGAGCGAGCTGCTGGGCAAGGTCCTCGGCGAGAAGGGCGTCCACGCCCGCAGCGCGGTCGGCGTGGCGGTCCTCCCGCTGGACGCCCCGGTCGAGGTCGAGATCCAGGTCGAGCTGGTCCCCGGAGCCTGA